A section of the Polynucleobacter sp. AP-Jannik-300A-C4 genome encodes:
- the argS gene encoding arginine--tRNA ligase: MLLTNKNRLIEMLSAALLGLAQERGLGDAPAPRLERPKAVDHGDVACNIALQLSKAWKLNPRELAQALVERLEQQPGYGDLIASCEIAGPGFINFRLSNAAKTAVVNEVLTAGSQFGQLAPEAAPVSRAMIEFVSANPTGPLHVGHGRQAALGDALANLLATQGIQVHREFYYNDAGVQIANLALSVQARLNGLKPGDAAWPESAYNGEYIAEIATAFKASSEYKDDLEAMRQFAVAYLRNEQDIDLKTFGVKFDCYYLESSLYTDGSVAKIVDELQSIGKTYESEGALWLRTTDDGDDKDRVMKKSDGSFTYFVPDVAYHTSKWNRGFEKVINVQGSDHHGTIARVRSGLQGVAQKRGWEIPKTYPEYVLHKMVTVMRHGEEVKISKRAGSYVTVRDLVEWSGGVTPEMAGDERELALQRGRDAVRFFLISRKADTEFVFDVDLALQQNDENPVFYVQYAHARICSILTQWGGQVSDLKGADLSLLQSKASDHLLRRLAEYPEMLTDAAADLAPHALAFYLRDLAGDFHTFYNADRVLVDDPALKLARLALLSATRQVLENGLKVLGVSAPAKM; the protein is encoded by the coding sequence ATGTTGTTAACTAATAAAAATCGTTTAATTGAAATGCTGAGTGCAGCCCTGCTGGGTTTGGCTCAGGAGCGTGGTTTGGGTGACGCCCCGGCGCCCCGCCTAGAACGCCCTAAGGCAGTAGACCATGGCGATGTTGCATGTAATATTGCCCTCCAGCTTTCCAAGGCTTGGAAGCTCAATCCCAGGGAATTAGCGCAAGCACTGGTTGAACGTTTAGAGCAGCAACCCGGCTATGGTGATCTCATTGCTTCTTGTGAAATCGCGGGCCCTGGGTTTATTAACTTTCGATTGAGTAACGCCGCTAAAACTGCGGTGGTGAACGAGGTTCTCACGGCGGGATCCCAGTTTGGTCAGCTAGCTCCAGAAGCTGCTCCGGTTTCCAGGGCCATGATTGAGTTTGTGTCGGCCAATCCTACTGGCCCGCTTCACGTTGGTCATGGTCGTCAAGCTGCGTTAGGAGATGCGCTGGCAAACTTATTGGCAACTCAGGGTATTCAGGTGCATCGCGAGTTTTATTACAACGATGCTGGGGTTCAGATTGCGAATTTAGCGCTCTCAGTCCAGGCTCGCTTGAATGGACTTAAACCAGGTGATGCGGCTTGGCCAGAAAGTGCTTATAACGGTGAATATATTGCGGAGATTGCTACTGCTTTTAAGGCTTCATCTGAATATAAAGATGATCTTGAAGCCATGCGTCAGTTTGCCGTGGCATATTTGCGCAATGAGCAAGATATCGACTTAAAAACATTTGGTGTGAAGTTTGATTGCTATTACCTAGAGTCTTCTTTGTATACCGATGGTAGTGTTGCAAAAATTGTCGACGAGCTACAGAGTATTGGTAAGACCTATGAGTCTGAGGGCGCACTATGGCTTAGGACAACAGACGATGGCGATGATAAAGATCGCGTCATGAAAAAGTCTGATGGGAGCTTCACCTACTTTGTGCCGGACGTTGCCTATCACACCAGCAAATGGAATCGTGGCTTTGAAAAAGTGATTAATGTTCAAGGCAGCGATCACCATGGCACGATTGCGCGAGTGCGCTCAGGCTTGCAGGGTGTGGCTCAGAAGCGCGGTTGGGAGATTCCGAAAACCTATCCAGAGTATGTGCTTCACAAGATGGTGACAGTGATGCGCCATGGCGAGGAAGTCAAGATTTCTAAGCGTGCAGGTTCTTATGTGACTGTGCGTGACTTGGTTGAGTGGTCCGGTGGTGTTACACCAGAGATGGCTGGCGATGAGCGTGAGCTTGCGCTTCAGCGGGGACGTGATGCAGTACGTTTCTTCCTTATTTCTCGTAAAGCGGATACGGAGTTTGTATTTGATGTTGATTTAGCATTGCAGCAAAATGATGAGAACCCCGTGTTTTATGTGCAATATGCCCATGCTCGTATTTGCTCAATCTTGACTCAATGGGGTGGACAAGTCTCTGACCTCAAGGGCGCAGACCTTTCCTTGTTGCAAAGCAAGGCCTCAGATCATCTCTTACGTCGTCTAGCTGAATATCCAGAAATGCTCACTGATGCAGCTGCAGATTTAGCTCCACATGCTTTGGCTTTCTACTTGCGTGATTTGGCGGGAGATTTCCATACCTTCTATAACGCAGACCGCGTTTTGGTGGATGACCCTGCATTGAAATTAGCTCGTCTCGCATTACTTTCGGCAACTCGCCAAGTGCTTGAAAATGGATTAAAAGTATTGGGTGTATCAGCACCCGCTAAGATGTAA
- a CDS encoding DUF1840 domain-containing protein — translation MIYQFRSKAGPDVIMLADLTQRIFEILGRPLEPRGILTLEQLPALIMALETAILKDLEDRAKSNMSDQENTEKPKLADRLGQRAYPFLELMKQSKAKDEPVMWGV, via the coding sequence ATGATCTATCAATTTCGCTCCAAAGCGGGTCCTGACGTCATCATGCTGGCTGATCTGACCCAGCGAATCTTTGAGATTTTGGGCCGCCCATTAGAGCCTAGAGGTATTTTGACGTTAGAGCAACTACCAGCCCTCATCATGGCCTTAGAAACGGCCATCCTCAAAGATTTGGAAGATCGGGCTAAAAGCAATATGTCTGATCAAGAAAATACAGAAAAACCGAAGCTTGCCGATAGGCTTGGGCAGCGTGCCTATCCCTTTCTGGAGCTGATGAAGCAGTCTAAGGCGAAGGATGAACCGGTAATGTGGGGCGTTTAA